Proteins from a genomic interval of Dermacentor variabilis isolate Ectoservices chromosome 8, ASM5094787v1, whole genome shotgun sequence:
- the LOC142590032 gene encoding diphthine methyltransferase homolog isoform X2: MLEAELWARQAQALPKCLSTIEAGKRHGALTTFQWHGGADVQLLCHSGSLPGALDVKWKDSILAGAFSDGSVRLCQLRKEQLEPEASCQAANCLALAVAWAPGGDKLAASCSNGSVSILSCGSASLESVAEIQCHNFEAWSVAWDAAQPHVFYTGGDDCRFCCWDERSPAQAVRTLRRHTMGVTAIAPHPNQGHVLASGSYDEQVLLWDTRSFSKPLAEGQAGGGVWRLRWRTGLSHQQQLLAVAAMHGGACVLAYSSADALKIVCAYGGHQSMVYGIDWASEDTLASCSFYDKHLALWRHDTLRE, translated from the exons ATGTTAGAAGCGGAATTATGGGCACGACAAGCACAGGCACTGCCGAAATGTCTTTCCACTATC GAGGCAGGCAAGCGCCACGGTGCCTTGACTACCTTTCAGTGGCATGGGGGAGCAGACGTGCAGCTGTTGTGCCATTCTGGCTCTCTGCCGGGAGCGCTCGATGTCAAGTGGAAGGACAGCATTCTGGCAGGCGCCTTCTCTGATGGCTCAGTGCGGCTATGCCAGCTGCGGAAGGAACAGCTGGAGCCAGAGGCTTCTTGTCAGGCTGCAAACTGCCTGGCATTGGCTGTGGCTTGGGCACCGGG GGGAGACAAATTGGCTGCAAGCTGCTCCAACGGGTCTGTCTCGATACTGAGCTGTGGCTCAGCTTCCTTGGAGTCTGTGGCGGAGATCCAGTGCCACAACTTTGAAGCTTGGAGCGTTGCCTGGGATGCCGCACAGCCGCACGTCTTCTACACCG GAGGTGATGACTGCCGATTCTGCTGCTGGGACGAGCGAAGCCCTGCACAGGCTGTCCGCACGTTGCGCAG GCACACCATGGGAGTGACAGCCATCGCGCCACATCCCAACCAGGGTCACGTGCTGGCATCGGGCAG CTATGACGAGCAAGTGCTGCTGTGGGACACACGAAGCTTCTCGAAGCCTTTGGCCGAGGGCCAAGCAGGGGGCGGTGTCTGGCGGCTTCGCTGGAGAACGGGCCTCTCACATCAGCAGCAGTTGTTGGCTGTTGCTGCAATGCATGGAGGGGCGTGCGTGCTTGCCTACAGCTCTGCAG ATGCCCTGAAGATCGTATGTGCCTATGGTGGCCACCAGTCCATGGTGTATGGCATCGACTGGGCAAGCGAGGACACTCTGGCGTCATGTTCCTTCTACGACAAGCACCTAGCGCTGTGGCGGCACGACACCCTCCGGGAGTGA